GCCGCCGGCGTAGGAGTAGGGGTTAAGCACGCGCCGGCGCAGGCGGACGACGCCGAAGTTTTCGGATGGCAGGCCGGGGCTGTCATTCAGGCTGTCGAGCGGGGCGGTCTGCATGCTGATGACGCCCAGATCCCAGTCGCCCAGCCGTCCCACCAGGCGGGCGCCACCGTAAATGGGGACGGGGCGACCATCGTCGTGGATACCAATGCGGCGGCTGTAGAACAGACGGTTAGGGCCACCCAGGGAGAAGTCGAAGATGGCGGAGCGCTCCTGGAAGAAAAGGCGCTTTTCAGGGAAGAAGAGCGAGAAGCGGGTCAGATTCACCTGCTCGTCATCGGCCTCCACCTGGGCGAAGTCGGTGTTGGCCGTCAGGTCTAGGGTGAGGTTGCTGGACAGGCTGAGTTTTACATCGAGACCGACCTCACGCGCCAGATCGGTGGGGCTTTCGTAGGCGCTGCCCCCGGCATTGAGTTCGGCGGCCTGACCCACCCCGCCCAAGAGATAGGGGGTGATGATGGCGGGGAATTTGGAGGTGACTCCCTCCAGACGCACCTTGTGGAAATTGGAAACCTTGAAAAGGGCCCATGAGCTGGCGGCGGGGTCCAGGGCCGGGAAGGAGACGCTCTCAAACTTGCGGGAGATGTAGCGCCAGGTGGCGAAGCCCATAATTACCTGTCCGTCCTCCTCCTGGAAGCGGAGGCTGGAGAAGGGGATGCGCAGTTCGGCGAACCACCCCGCACCGTTCCGCACCACGGCCACATCCCAGAAAGTGTTCCAACTGACATTGATGGGGAAATCGCCCTCGGCATCGTTGAAGATGGCGGCGTCCCAGCGGATACCGGCGGGGGTGGTGAAAAACCCGAGGGCGTTCTCGTTGTCGTTGAACGTGTCCAGCACCAGGCCGAAATAATCGTTGTTAGGGGTGAAGCTATCGCGGGTGAGGTCGGCGACGCCGGCAGCTTCGGGCTGGGAGTCGAACAGCCGTCCGGCAAGATAGAGGTAGTCGTCGTCGTAGGCGACGCGGATTTCGGTGCGTTCGGTGGCCTTGCCCCGGAAGACGGGAGCATGCATGGTGAGGGGCAGGGGCGGGATGGCCTCCCAGGCCGGCTCGTTGCTGAGTCCGTCTAATACGACGGGGCCGCTGAGGCGGGGCAGCGACAGGGCTTCCTGGGCCGCCAGCAGGGAGGCTAGCAGGAGCAGCGCGGTCGCCTGAAGGTACCAACCGGGAGCGGGCCGGTCAGTTCTTGAAGAGCAGAACAAACTCGCGGAAGAGTTCTTTGTTGAAATGGTGGAGCATCTCGTCGTGCATGATTTTGAGGGCGTCAAAGGGGTCCAACTTTACCTTGTAGGCCCGTGTGGATGTGAGGGCATCGTATACGTCGGCAATGCTGCAGATGCGGGCATAGACGTGAATCCTGTCCCTGTCCAGGTTGAAGGGGTAGCCGGTGCCGTCCTCACGCTCGTGGTGCTGCATGACGATAACGCCGCACTCCTTGGTGAGCTGGTTGGTGTCACTCAGGATCCTGTTCCCAATTTGCGGGTGGTCGCGCATGACCCTCCACTCTTGTTCCGAGAGCTTGCCGGCCTTGTTGATAAGTTCCAGGGGAACGTCGCACTTGCCCAGGTCGTGGAGAAAAAAGCCGGCGCCCAGCTCCTGCATATTGTGATCGCGAGTGTCCTTGAAGATGGACTTGGCCAGTAGTACCGAGAGCATACCCACATTAACGGAATGGGTATAAGTGTAGTAGTCGTGGGAGGTGATCTGAGCCATGGCTTTGGCGGTCTCGTCGTCCGTCAGAATATGATCGACGATGTCGTAAACCATGGTCTTACCGCTAAGGATATTCTCCGCGCTGGGCTCGTTCAGAATATTATCCATCATTTTGATGGAGTAGTTGTAGACGGCCCGGGCCTTGGTTTTTGGGGGAATATTGGTGTTCTGGATGGTCTTGTGCAGCTCCTCGGAGATCAGGTCGATGGGGTTGAACTTTTCGGGCACGTCGATCTCCGTATGTGTAGCGCCATTAGCGCCGGGCCCCAACAGGTCGACCATGAGGTTGCGTTCCTCTGGCACATCGCTTTTGGAACTGTCCACCTGGACCACCTTGAGACCGTCGGAGATGATTTTCTTGATCTGTTTTTCCGACGAGATCTTGAAATTAGGCTTCAGAAAGGAGTGGTGCAGCCAGGACTTGCCCAGCATGACATACATGCCAACTTTCAGGTCGACAGATTTCACTTCCTTGATCATGGTTCTGTCATCGGAGAGTTGCGGTCGTCGGAACGGTGCAGACTCGCGATCGCCGTGTCGCGCTCACTATTATCCGCCGAGCAATGCGGAAGCTAGCAAAAAGTGAGCGGTAGATCAATTGCCGGTCTGCGGCAAGATGAAACGAGTGATATTAATCTCAGACAGGTGTACTAGTTGAACAGCCGGACGAAGCGGGCGAAGAGATCCTGCTCGAAATGTTCCATCATTTCCTCCTTCATCAACGAGAGGGCCTCGAAGGTGGAGAGTTTCTTCTTGTACGCGCGGGTGGCGGTGAGGGCGTCGTAGACATCGGCAATGCTGCAGATACGGGCGTAAATGTGAATGTCGCTTTTCTCCAGCCCCAAGGGATAGCCGGCGCCGTTCCAGCGTTCGTGGTGCTGGAGCACGATCACCTTAATGTCATGGGTCAGTTCCCCGGCATCGGCCAGGATACGCTCGCCGTAGGAGGGGTGCATGCGCATCTGTTCCCACTCCTTGTCGGTGAGTCGACCCGGCTTGTTGATGAGGTAGGAGGGGACTTCGCATTTGCCCAGGTCGTGGAGGAAAAAGCCGGAACCCAGTTCGTCCAGATCGTGGTCGTGTTCGCCGCCGAAGGCTGCCTTGGACAACAGGACGCCCAGCATGCCCACGTTCACCGAGTGGGTGTAGGTGTAGTAATCGTGGGAGGTGATCTGGGTAAGGAAGTCGGCCGTCTCGGTGTCGGCCAGGATGAGTTCCACCACGTCGTGAATCATGTTCTTGCCGCTGAGGATATTTTCGGCGGTGGGTTGGGCGATAATGTTCTCCATCATCTTGAGGGTGTGGTTGTAGACGGCGCTGGCCTTGTCTTTGGGGGCCAGGTTGGGGTCCTCAATGGCCTCCCGGAGTCCCTCGGCCACGGTCTCCATGGAGTCGAAGTCGGGCGCCGGAACCTCCGCCTCGCTCTTGTCAACATCTACGTCTACGAGGGTGATGCCCTTGTCCTGGATATTGGCGATCTGCTTTTCAGAGGAGATCATAAACTCCTCCTCGAATAGTGGCAGCAGATGGGCACTATTGCCCAGCATGATGAACATACCCACCTTCAGTTCGCTCGTTTTGATTGGTCTGATCATACTGGTCCGGTACCTAAATTGACCACTCTTTGCTGGGGCGCCTCCGCCATCTCGTGCGGCAGAAGCATCAGGCCGCACATTAACTTCCCCCTCCCCTGCTACTAAGTCCGGCAAATATACTCACGTTTGTCACCCGTGAGGCGTGGGAGTTTGCAATTCGCACCGCGGCGGGCTCCCGGAATGCCGGCTGCAAAATTCTGCGCCAGTGATCCCTGCGCTAATCTTAACTTCGGCTGAAATTTGGAGAGGCTTAGATCAGAAGAGAGGGGGGGTGACGCTGGAGCCCACGCATATGGCGGCAACGACTGACAACTACCAAGTGATTATTGTCGGGGGAGGGCCCTCCGGCGCCGCGGCGGCGCTGTATGCCCGGCGGCAGGGGCTATCCATACTGCTGCTGGACAGGGCGACCTTCCCCCGGGATAAGGTGTGCGGCGACGCGCTGTCGGGCAAGTCGGTGACGGTGCTGAATGAGCTCGGCCTGTTAGAGGGGGTGCGGGGTCTGCCGGGGGTGGCCATCTCCCGCATCATCTTTGGGAGTCCCGCCGACAAGCGCCTGGAAATCGACCTGCGCAGCAGCGACTTGGGGACTATTCCCGAAGGGTTTGTCATCCGGCGGGAGGTATTCGACCAGTTCATGTTCGAGCAGGCCCGGGCGGCGGCCGACACCTGCCTGGAGGGTTTTACCGTCCGCGACCTGGTGATCGAAGACGGCTACGTGCGGGGCGTGCGGGGGCGTCAGAGGGGTGGCGAGGAACAGACCTACCGGGGGCAGATCGTCATGGGGGCGGATGGCACCAACTCGGTGGTTGCACGCAAGACGGGCCTGCACCGGCACGAGTCGAAACACCAGGTGGTGGCGCTGCGGCAGTACTGGCGCAACGTGGCCGGCCTGAGCGACCAGATCGAGCTGCACTATGTGGACGAGGTGATGCCCGGCTATTTCTGGCTGTTCCCCCTGGAGAACGGCACGGCCAACATCGGTATCGGCATGCTGCACCACAGCATCAAGCGGAAGAAGGTGGACCTGAAAGCGGCGCTGCAGGGGGCCATCGAGAGCGGGCCGTTCCGGGAGCGATTTGCCGGTGCGGAGCCGCTGGAGAAGCCGGTGGGCTGGAACCTGCCGGTGGGGAGCAAGCACCGCCGGATGGTGGGGGACGGCTTCATGCTGCTGGGGGACGCCGCCGGGCTCATCGACCCGTTCACGGGCGAGGGCATTGGAAATGCGCTGTACGCGGGGAAGTACGCCGCCGAGGTCGCCGCTGAGGCCGTGGCCGAGGGAAACGTGAGCGCCGCGTCGCTGGCCCGTTACGACAAGCGGCTGTGGGGTGCCATCGGTGGGGAGCTGCGGCTCAGTAGCCGGTTGCAGAAGATTGGGCGGTCGCGCTTCCTGTTGAATGCGGTTATCGCCGGGGCGGCGCGCAACAGGGCGCTGGGCAACCTTATCGCGGGCATGATTGCCGATGAGGTGCCCAAGAAGGCGCTAGCCAACCCGCTGTTTTACTTAAAAATACTGTTCAACTAATTCGCGGCGGGCAACCTCTCTCGGGGCGCTGAGCTATGGGTCACGTGGGGGTGGCTCAGTCGTCCCGGACGGGACCGAAAACCAGACTGTTGGGCTGCAGCAGGCCACCTTCAGTGGCGAAGATGTCCACCGCTACGCCGGTCGTGGCGTTGTAACGCCTAATCTGGTTGTTCTGCCAGTCGCAGACATAGAGCAGGCTGTCGGGTCCGAAGGCATAGCCCTCAGAGCGGGCCATACCGGAGACGAACACGCCCAGGGAGCTGCCGGTGGCTCCATCGTACCTGCGGATGCCGCCGTAGGTCCAGTCCACCACGAACAGATTGCTGTCGGCGCCAAACCATAGGTTGACCGCGCCCGTCAGGTCACCGCCGGATATAAAAACCCCCAGGTCGGTCCCATCAGGGGCGAACCTGCGTATGTCCTGCGTGCCGAAACTGGCCAAATACATGGTCCCCGAGGCGTCCCAGGCGTGGGCCATGCCCCGGTCAAGGCGGCTGCTGGTGGCAAGATCGACATACTCCCCGGTGCGGCCATTGAAACGGGCCACATTGCCCTTGAATCTCCCCCACTGGCTCACGTACAGCATGCTGTCGGGGCCGAACGTCATTTTGGTGGGTTCGTCCAGCGGGTAACCGGTGGTGAAGGGTCCGAGGTACTCGCCTGTGGCGCCATCGAATTTCAGGATAGCGTTGTTGCCCCGGGCGCTAACCAGCAGATGGCCGTCATAGCCGAAGGCCACTTCCTGGGGCGCTAACAGGCCGCCTGTGCCGGGCGCGACGAAATTTCCCAGGTAGGCCCCGGTGGCGCCGTTGTAAAGCTTGACGGAGTTGGTGTTGCGGCTGCTCACGTACAGGTCCTGAATGCGCTGGACAGTGGGCGGCGGGTCGTCCGGTTGGTCGCTGGTCCCGTCTTTTGCCATTGCAGGGTCGTCGCTGGCCGCCAACAGCAACATGACCCCCGCCAGGGTTACGGCCCTACCCAGCAGGGGGGCAAGGCGGGCGACAATTTGAGGAGGCTTCAGCATGGGCGCC
Above is a genomic segment from Candidatus Neomarinimicrobiota bacterium containing:
- a CDS encoding NAD(P)/FAD-dependent oxidoreductase encodes the protein MTLEPTHMAATTDNYQVIIVGGGPSGAAAALYARRQGLSILLLDRATFPRDKVCGDALSGKSVTVLNELGLLEGVRGLPGVAISRIIFGSPADKRLEIDLRSSDLGTIPEGFVIRREVFDQFMFEQARAAADTCLEGFTVRDLVIEDGYVRGVRGRQRGGEEQTYRGQIVMGADGTNSVVARKTGLHRHESKHQVVALRQYWRNVAGLSDQIELHYVDEVMPGYFWLFPLENGTANIGIGMLHHSIKRKKVDLKAALQGAIESGPFRERFAGAEPLEKPVGWNLPVGSKHRRMVGDGFMLLGDAAGLIDPFTGEGIGNALYAGKYAAEVAAEAVAEGNVSAASLARYDKRLWGAIGGELRLSSRLQKIGRSRFLLNAVIAGAARNRALGNLIAGMIADEVPKKALANPLFYLKILFN
- a CDS encoding DUF3391 domain-containing protein, which codes for MIKEVKSVDLKVGMYVMLGKSWLHHSFLKPNFKISSEKQIKKIISDGLKVVQVDSSKSDVPEERNLMVDLLGPGANGATHTEIDVPEKFNPIDLISEELHKTIQNTNIPPKTKARAVYNYSIKMMDNILNEPSAENILSGKTMVYDIVDHILTDDETAKAMAQITSHDYYTYTHSVNVGMLSVLLAKSIFKDTRDHNMQELGAGFFLHDLGKCDVPLELINKAGKLSEQEWRVMRDHPQIGNRILSDTNQLTKECGVIVMQHHEREDGTGYPFNLDRDRIHVYARICSIADVYDALTSTRAYKVKLDPFDALKIMHDEMLHHFNKELFREFVLLFKN
- a CDS encoding HD domain-containing protein; the protein is MIRPIKTSELKVGMFIMLGNSAHLLPLFEEEFMISSEKQIANIQDKGITLVDVDVDKSEAEVPAPDFDSMETVAEGLREAIEDPNLAPKDKASAVYNHTLKMMENIIAQPTAENILSGKNMIHDVVELILADTETADFLTQITSHDYYTYTHSVNVGMLGVLLSKAAFGGEHDHDLDELGSGFFLHDLGKCEVPSYLINKPGRLTDKEWEQMRMHPSYGERILADAGELTHDIKVIVLQHHERWNGAGYPLGLEKSDIHIYARICSIADVYDALTATRAYKKKLSTFEALSLMKEEMMEHFEQDLFARFVRLFN
- a CDS encoding carbohydrate binding family 9 domain-containing protein, which codes for MFCSSRTDRPAPGWYLQATALLLLASLLAAQEALSLPRLSGPVVLDGLSNEPAWEAIPPLPLTMHAPVFRGKATERTEIRVAYDDDYLYLAGRLFDSQPEAAGVADLTRDSFTPNNDYFGLVLDTFNDNENALGFFTTPAGIRWDAAIFNDAEGDFPINVSWNTFWDVAVVRNGAGWFAELRIPFSSLRFQEEDGQVIMGFATWRYISRKFESVSFPALDPAASSWALFKVSNFHKVRLEGVTSKFPAIITPYLLGGVGQAAELNAGGSAYESPTDLAREVGLDVKLSLSSNLTLDLTANTDFAQVEADDEQVNLTRFSLFFPEKRLFFQERSAIFDFSLGGPNRLFYSRRIGIHDDGRPVPIYGGARLVGRLGDWDLGVISMQTAPLDSLNDSPGLPSENFGVVRLRRRVLNPYSYAGGMLTSRTSANGNTNLAYALDGTVRVTGDNYLILNWAQTFNSDTPPGAAPGLWEAARLRLSWQRRTLAGLGLDVGISREGADYDPQLGFRTRDDYTRIGTELSYGWFPGEASTVFHQSLGINGSIFMGNADGSVESLEVGPRWSLGLKTGMTVTAALTLLHEVLADDFPLDEDSVVTVPAGRYTFVNANATYFSASGRKLFLEGSFDAGSFYDGWRVSLAANPVYTVSRHLEVSGGIVLNLVRFPIRDMRYDTQVLRLRVRTALSTAVTLSAFVQYNSAADIAIINGRFRYNPREGTDLYLVVNQGLNTAPQPEEPALPFSTSRTVLLKYSTSFLPLLPWTDR